In Kordia antarctica, the following proteins share a genomic window:
- a CDS encoding ABC-F family ATP-binding cassette domain-containing protein has protein sequence MLSVSNLSVQFGKRILFDDVNTSFNQGNCYGVIGANGAGKSTFLKIISGKMDPTSGHVHLEPGKRMSVLEQDHYAYDDHTVLETVIKGNKPLFAIKKQMDDIYAKEDFSDKDGERVGELQVEFEEMNGWNADSDAAALLSNLGIPESNHYTLMGELDGKQKVRVLLAQALFGNPDVLIMDEPTNDLDFETISWLENFLANYDNCVIVVSHDRHFLDSVCTHISDIDFSKINHYSGNYTFWYESSQLAARQRAQQNKKSEDKAKELQEFILRFSANVAKSKQATSRKKMLERLKIEDIRPSSRRYPAIIFDREREAGDQILHVEGLSAKADGEILFQDVNINLAKGDKVAIISKNSRATTAFYEIINGNVKANAGTYNWGVTTSQAYLPVDNAPFFDNDMTLVDWLRQWSKTEEEREEVFVRGFLGKMIFSGEEALKTARVLSGGEKVRCMLSRMMMIRANVLMLDEPTNHLDLESITAFNNSLKNFKGTVLFTTHDHEFAQTVANRIIELTPTGVIDRYSTFEDYMEDDKIKEQRDKMYSVEA, from the coding sequence ATGTTATCAGTATCTAACTTATCCGTACAATTTGGTAAACGTATATTATTTGACGATGTAAATACGTCATTCAATCAAGGAAATTGTTATGGTGTTATCGGAGCTAACGGCGCTGGTAAATCTACGTTTCTAAAAATTATTTCAGGAAAAATGGACCCAACTTCGGGACATGTCCATTTGGAACCTGGCAAACGAATGTCTGTATTAGAGCAAGATCACTATGCTTATGACGATCATACAGTACTTGAAACGGTCATTAAAGGAAACAAACCTTTATTTGCTATCAAAAAGCAAATGGATGATATCTATGCGAAAGAAGATTTCTCTGATAAAGATGGAGAACGCGTAGGAGAGTTGCAAGTGGAATTTGAAGAAATGAATGGCTGGAATGCCGATTCGGATGCAGCAGCATTGCTTTCTAACTTAGGAATCCCAGAATCCAATCATTACACATTAATGGGTGAACTTGATGGAAAACAAAAAGTACGTGTATTATTAGCACAAGCACTTTTTGGAAATCCTGATGTATTAATCATGGATGAGCCAACAAACGACTTGGATTTTGAAACTATTTCTTGGTTGGAAAACTTCTTGGCAAATTATGACAATTGTGTCATTGTGGTTTCGCATGATAGACACTTTTTAGATTCTGTATGTACACACATTTCAGATATCGATTTCTCTAAAATAAACCACTACAGTGGAAACTATACATTCTGGTATGAAAGTAGTCAACTAGCTGCCAGACAACGTGCACAACAAAATAAAAAATCAGAAGATAAAGCAAAAGAATTGCAAGAATTTATCCTTCGGTTTAGCGCAAACGTAGCAAAATCAAAGCAAGCAACGTCGCGTAAAAAAATGTTGGAACGTTTAAAAATTGAAGACATCAGACCTTCAAGTCGTCGTTATCCTGCCATTATTTTTGACCGAGAACGCGAAGCTGGAGATCAAATATTACATGTAGAAGGATTATCAGCTAAAGCCGATGGCGAAATATTATTCCAAGATGTAAACATTAACCTTGCAAAAGGAGACAAAGTGGCTATTATTTCTAAAAATTCTCGTGCTACGACTGCTTTTTATGAAATAATTAATGGAAATGTAAAGGCTAACGCCGGAACGTATAATTGGGGAGTTACTACTTCGCAAGCATATTTGCCAGTTGATAACGCACCATTCTTTGACAATGATATGACTTTGGTAGATTGGTTACGTCAATGGTCAAAAACAGAAGAAGAACGCGAAGAAGTATTCGTTCGTGGATTCTTAGGAAAAATGATTTTTAGTGGAGAAGAAGCGTTAAAAACGGCAAGAGTACTTTCGGGAGGAGAAAAAGTTCGTTGTATGTTATCACGAATGATGATGATTAGAGCAAACGTATTAATGCTTGATGAACCTACAAACCACTTAGACTTAGAAAGTATTACAGCGTTTAACAACTCGTTAAAAAACTTCAAAGGAACAGTGTTGTTCACAACACACGATCATGAGTTTGCACAAACAGTTGCCAACAGAATCATTGAATTAACTCCAACAGGCGTTATTGACAGATACTCAACGTTTGAAGATTATATGGAAGACGATAAAATAAAAGAACAACGTGATAAAATGTATAGTGTAGAAGCATAA
- a CDS encoding LytR/AlgR family response regulator transcription factor, which translates to MKKVVIVDDEKSGRTLIKEYLEYHKELILVGEANNGVDAIKIINEFKPDLVFMDIQMPGLTGFDVLEHLNEIPTIIFSTAYDKYALKAFEVHAVDYLLKPYTKERFDKAISKLKDNSPSQIAPLANEHILSKPTFPDRIIVEKGTKYVTLATADISYIEAYGSYSKIYDAKEGYLSNRGISQLEEKLNPEQFMRIHRSIIVNLPSIKEVSKYGKSYILVLKNDQKLKVSRSYANKVKELIL; encoded by the coding sequence ATGAAGAAAGTAGTTATTGTAGACGATGAAAAATCTGGAAGAACGCTCATCAAAGAATATTTGGAATATCATAAGGAATTAATCTTAGTTGGGGAAGCAAATAATGGAGTTGATGCTATAAAAATAATCAATGAATTTAAGCCAGATTTGGTATTTATGGACATTCAAATGCCAGGATTAACAGGCTTTGATGTGTTGGAACACTTAAATGAAATACCAACGATTATTTTTAGCACTGCGTATGATAAATATGCCTTAAAAGCGTTTGAAGTCCACGCAGTCGATTATTTACTAAAACCGTATACAAAAGAACGTTTTGACAAAGCAATTAGCAAACTCAAAGACAATTCTCCAAGTCAAATTGCGCCGTTGGCAAATGAGCATATTCTCTCCAAACCAACATTTCCTGATCGGATTATTGTAGAAAAAGGCACAAAATATGTCACGCTAGCCACTGCAGATATTAGTTATATAGAAGCGTACGGAAGTTATTCAAAAATTTATGACGCTAAAGAAGGTTATTTGAGTAATCGTGGGATTTCACAATTGGAAGAAAAACTAAATCCTGAACAATTTATGCGCATTCATCGCAGTATTATTGTGAATCTTCCGTCTATCAAAGAAGTTTCGAAATATGGAAAAAGCTATATTCTTGTGCTAAAAAACGATCAAAAATTGAAAGTAAGTCGAAGTTATGCGAATAAGGTTAAAGAGTTAATTCTATAG
- the pheT gene encoding phenylalanine--tRNA ligase subunit beta, producing MKISYNWVKQFIQLDWNAEKTGELLTDLGLEVEGIEKYESVKGGLEGIVVGHVLTCVQHPNADRLKITTVDLGSGEPVQIVCGAPNVAAGQKVPVATVGTTLYDAEGNGFKIKKGKIRGEESLGMICAEDELGLGESHDGILVLDDELVPGTLASEVFSIENDTVFEIGLTPNRADAMSHHGVARDLKAGLSQQDIKLEFITPSTSSFRVDNRTLKMDVEVEDKTLAPRYCGVTISGIQVKTSPEWLQHRLKAIGLTPKNNVVDVTNYVLHELGQPLHAFDANYISGNKIVVKTLEAGTKFITLDEVERELHEDDLMICDAEKPLCIAGVFGGLKSGVTEETTNIFLESAYFNPISVRKTAKRHGLNTDASFRFERGIDPNITEYALKRAALLIQELAGGEITSDLTDSYPVKIEDFQVRVSFENVAKLIGEELPKETIKNILSSLEIKINSVTDGGLGLTIPAYRVDVQREADVIEEILRVYGYNNIKFDEKWHTSISDTSRYEDYKLQDVVGAQLVSQGFYEIMTNSLTTASYVELSEQLKAEHNVTMLNPLSNDLSVMRQSLLFSGLEAISHNINRRQSDLKFFEFGKTYHAYSEENREEDKHLSVLITGNTTAETWRPNNAVSSDFFYAKGIVTAILERLGLNSLKVSPIKNDLFTEGLMLSLGKTKLVEFGIVKRKVLKSFDIKQEVIYADFNWDNVIEVAKNRKIKFKEIPKFPKVRRDFALLIDEATTFAEIDTIAKQSERNLLKEVSLFDVYQGDNLPKGKKSYAVSFTLQDEHKTLTDKQIDKIMNKLQQSFEKQLGAELR from the coding sequence ATGAAAATATCATACAATTGGGTAAAGCAATTTATTCAACTCGACTGGAATGCTGAGAAAACTGGAGAACTACTAACCGATTTAGGCTTAGAAGTTGAAGGTATTGAGAAATATGAATCTGTGAAAGGTGGATTGGAAGGAATTGTTGTAGGACACGTATTGACATGTGTGCAACATCCGAATGCAGATCGCCTAAAAATTACAACTGTAGATTTAGGTTCCGGCGAACCTGTACAAATAGTTTGTGGCGCACCAAATGTAGCAGCAGGACAAAAAGTACCTGTGGCAACTGTTGGAACGACTTTGTATGACGCAGAAGGCAACGGATTTAAAATAAAAAAAGGTAAAATTCGTGGAGAAGAATCTCTTGGAATGATTTGCGCCGAAGACGAACTTGGCTTAGGCGAAAGTCATGACGGAATTCTAGTTTTAGACGATGAACTTGTTCCTGGAACGCTTGCTAGCGAAGTCTTTTCGATTGAAAATGATACGGTTTTTGAAATTGGATTAACGCCCAATAGAGCTGATGCAATGAGTCATCATGGTGTTGCGAGAGATTTGAAAGCTGGATTGTCTCAACAAGATATTAAATTAGAATTCATTACACCTTCTACGAGTAGTTTTAGAGTTGATAACAGAACTTTAAAAATGGACGTTGAAGTTGAAGATAAAACCTTAGCGCCACGTTATTGTGGTGTTACAATTTCTGGAATACAAGTGAAAACTTCGCCAGAATGGTTGCAACATCGTTTGAAAGCGATTGGTTTGACACCAAAAAATAATGTTGTTGATGTTACAAATTATGTATTGCACGAATTAGGGCAACCATTACACGCGTTTGACGCGAATTATATTTCTGGAAACAAAATCGTTGTAAAAACGTTAGAAGCTGGCACAAAATTTATCACGTTAGATGAAGTTGAACGCGAATTGCATGAAGATGATTTAATGATTTGCGATGCTGAAAAACCATTGTGTATTGCAGGTGTTTTTGGCGGTTTAAAATCTGGCGTGACCGAAGAAACCACTAATATTTTCCTAGAAAGTGCGTATTTTAATCCTATTTCGGTTCGTAAAACAGCCAAACGCCACGGATTGAATACTGATGCTTCGTTCCGTTTTGAGCGTGGAATTGATCCAAATATTACTGAATATGCGCTGAAAAGAGCCGCATTATTAATTCAAGAATTGGCTGGCGGAGAAATTACAAGTGATCTTACCGACAGTTATCCAGTAAAAATAGAAGATTTTCAAGTACGTGTTTCTTTCGAAAATGTTGCAAAATTGATTGGAGAAGAATTGCCAAAAGAAACCATTAAGAATATTTTATCTTCTTTAGAGATAAAAATTAATTCGGTAACTGATGGCGGATTAGGATTAACAATTCCCGCATATAGAGTTGATGTACAACGGGAAGCAGACGTAATTGAAGAAATTTTACGTGTGTATGGGTATAACAACATCAAGTTTGATGAAAAATGGCATACTTCTATTTCTGATACGTCTCGTTACGAAGATTATAAATTACAAGATGTTGTTGGTGCGCAATTGGTTTCACAAGGTTTTTATGAAATTATGACGAATTCATTGACAACTGCTTCGTATGTAGAACTTTCAGAACAATTGAAAGCGGAACATAATGTAACGATGTTGAATCCGTTGAGTAATGATTTATCAGTAATGCGTCAATCATTATTATTTTCTGGATTGGAAGCAATTTCACATAATATCAACAGAAGACAAAGCGATTTGAAGTTTTTTGAATTTGGGAAAACATATCACGCGTATAGCGAAGAAAATCGGGAAGAAGACAAACATTTATCAGTATTAATTACAGGAAATACAACCGCAGAAACGTGGCGACCAAACAATGCAGTTTCTAGTGATTTTTTCTATGCGAAAGGAATTGTTACGGCAATTTTAGAACGCTTAGGATTGAATTCATTAAAAGTATCGCCTATTAAGAATGACTTGTTTACGGAAGGATTGATGCTAAGTTTAGGTAAAACGAAGTTGGTAGAATTCGGTATTGTGAAACGAAAGGTTTTGAAATCATTCGATATAAAACAAGAAGTAATTTATGCAGATTTCAATTGGGATAACGTAATTGAAGTTGCTAAAAATAGAAAGATTAAGTTTAAAGAAATTCCTAAATTTCCGAAAGTTCGTAGAGATTTTGCGCTATTAATTGATGAAGCAACAACGTTTGCCGAAATTGACACTATTGCCAAACAAAGCGAACGAAATTTGCTGAAAGAAGTAAGTCTGTTTGATGTGTATCAAGGAGATAATCTGCCAAAAGGCAAGAAAAGTTATGCGGTAAGTTTTACGCTTCAAGATGAACATAAAACATTGACTGACAAACAGATTGATAAGATTATGAATAAACTTCAACAGAGTTTTGAGAAACAACTTGGTGCTGAGTTGCGATAA
- a CDS encoding sensor histidine kinase, giving the protein MNRRIFGVKIFEIVALISTYIVLSIGYHVTLWFNRTSDYRLYSDLLNIESWFNNEGLQYVIMFVATSVVWIVIFKIFRHWKLWQRLLLHFLGLPFFIFCSWKVFYLICESIGYWHMNGPGQVWDIYIPTLIYLIQFSLIHAYEYYIINQRKIQNEVELTNAALKSELSAIKAQLNPHFLYNVFNTINASVPKEMEETREMIAELSDLFRYQLKASREDFVTLEEELDFVKKYLKLEQRRFEDRLKINIDVSDDLLTRKIPPMILQPLVENSVKHGISPLVEGGIIDIIIKEKEDTLIFEINDTGVGIANKEHIFELGVGLGNTQKRLQKMYNSTLTFSDNVPTGLKVYFEL; this is encoded by the coding sequence ATGAACAGACGTATTTTTGGTGTAAAAATTTTTGAGATCGTTGCCTTAATAAGCACATATATTGTACTATCTATCGGCTATCATGTCACGTTGTGGTTTAATAGAACTTCAGATTATAGACTCTATTCAGATCTTCTAAATATAGAAAGTTGGTTTAACAACGAAGGATTACAATATGTAATAATGTTCGTGGCAACTTCGGTTGTTTGGATAGTTATTTTCAAAATTTTTAGACATTGGAAATTATGGCAACGCCTTTTATTACATTTTCTTGGATTGCCTTTTTTTATATTTTGTTCATGGAAAGTATTCTACCTTATTTGTGAATCTATCGGATATTGGCATATGAACGGTCCGGGGCAAGTTTGGGATATTTACATTCCGACATTAATCTATTTGATACAATTTTCACTCATTCATGCATATGAATATTATATAATTAATCAACGGAAAATACAAAATGAGGTAGAATTGACAAATGCTGCACTCAAAAGTGAACTTAGCGCCATCAAAGCGCAACTAAATCCACATTTTTTGTATAATGTATTTAATACGATCAATGCAAGTGTTCCTAAAGAAATGGAAGAAACACGGGAAATGATTGCTGAACTTTCAGACCTTTTTCGATATCAATTAAAAGCTAGCCGTGAAGATTTTGTAACGTTAGAAGAAGAACTCGATTTTGTAAAGAAATATTTAAAACTTGAACAAAGACGTTTTGAAGATCGGCTTAAAATTAATATCGATGTGTCGGATGATTTACTGACGCGTAAAATTCCACCAATGATTTTACAGCCATTAGTGGAGAACTCCGTAAAACATGGAATTTCTCCTTTGGTAGAAGGCGGAATAATCGATATTATCATCAAAGAAAAGGAGGATACCTTAATTTTTGAAATCAACGATACTGGAGTTGGCATTGCAAACAAAGAACATATTTTTGAACTTGGTGTTGGTTTAGGCAATACTCAAAAAAGATTACAAAAAATGTATAACTCTACGTTGACGTTTTCTGATAATGTACCAACTGGACTAAAAGTATATTTTGAATTATGA
- a CDS encoding outer membrane beta-barrel family protein, translating to MKIKYTFLAFMLFLSFTNAVQSQTQEKISIQGNIVSETKESLPFVNILLNSPEGTLIKATITDIDGNFMIKDLQPKKYLLKISFVGYETLTKEITLTSGRNELGAIQLKISSESLEAVTIIAERPIIQVEPDKTIFNVANTISSAGNNGLEILRKAPGVRLDNNNNVIVEGKSGVLIYIDGRQNYLQGDDLTAFLQSLQADTIDSIEIITQPSSKYDAAGNAGIINIKLIREKGLGTRGSISSTLTIGDFARTNNSVSVNSRFKKWNVFGTYSNYLGRSTGFIDLYRTQGNKIFDAQNDSEFDGFSNNFRTGADYYLSKKSTLGTVITLNLRDSESRSNNRTPIIDRNTGITDSILRSPNSSNNNSTNLNANLNYRYQDTLGTSFNADLDYGRYSRERFNNQPNFYTTPNGEVLNAIITNQETPIDINIYAAKVDYGQKIGSGTFETGFKVSQVITDNIFNFFDVINGNNILNTARSNQFKYDEKIYAVYSKYNFGFNNWKFQAGLRVERTNSQGNLTAEDTSKNQVVSRKYTDFFPSAGVSYQAGANNSLGLGYSRRIQRPDYQILNPFEYQLDELSFSRGNPFLQPQYTDNFKLSHTYKYTLTTSISYSYVSDFFAQVTEAVGDNRNFLSTRNVADQEVYNLSISYPFKVSDWWRVYANVYGSYNKYTATNAAFISTAQETFGFYAQNTFTLPKDIKLEVSGWYSSPSIWGGTYETKSLGSLNLAVQKSWKNWTGKIAINDVLYTSPWQGTTQFGNLRIDGRGGSDSRNVNFYIRYSFGNSEVKEAKKRDGSLEDEKGRIGG from the coding sequence ATGAAAATAAAGTATACTTTTTTGGCTTTCATGCTATTTCTGTCTTTTACGAATGCTGTTCAAAGTCAAACACAAGAAAAAATATCAATACAAGGAAACATCGTTTCAGAAACGAAAGAATCGTTACCTTTTGTAAATATATTATTGAATTCTCCAGAAGGAACGCTCATTAAAGCCACAATTACGGATATTGATGGGAATTTTATGATTAAAGATTTACAGCCTAAAAAATATCTTTTAAAGATTTCTTTTGTTGGATATGAAACATTGACAAAAGAAATAACCCTGACAAGCGGAAGAAACGAATTAGGCGCAATTCAACTCAAAATTTCTTCAGAATCTTTAGAAGCTGTAACGATTATTGCCGAAAGACCTATTATTCAGGTTGAACCTGATAAAACAATTTTTAATGTAGCAAATACAATCAGTAGTGCTGGAAATAATGGACTCGAAATATTACGAAAAGCACCTGGCGTGCGATTGGATAATAATAATAATGTTATTGTTGAAGGAAAATCAGGTGTGTTAATTTACATTGATGGTCGTCAAAATTATTTACAAGGCGATGATTTGACTGCATTTTTACAATCGTTACAGGCAGATACGATTGACAGTATAGAAATCATTACGCAACCTTCCTCCAAATATGATGCGGCTGGAAATGCAGGAATCATTAATATAAAACTCATTAGAGAAAAAGGATTGGGTACGCGCGGAAGCATTTCTAGCACGTTAACAATAGGCGATTTTGCTCGAACAAACAATTCGGTATCAGTAAATAGCCGATTTAAAAAGTGGAATGTTTTCGGTACATATTCTAATTATTTAGGTCGATCCACAGGATTTATAGACTTATATAGAACGCAAGGAAACAAAATATTTGATGCGCAAAATGACTCAGAATTTGATGGTTTTTCAAATAATTTTAGAACTGGCGCAGATTATTATCTTTCAAAGAAAAGTACATTAGGAACGGTAATTACGCTCAACTTGCGAGATTCTGAATCTCGTTCAAACAATAGAACACCAATTATAGATAGGAATACAGGAATTACGGACAGTATTTTGCGTTCTCCGAATAGCTCAAATAACAATAGCACAAATTTAAATGCAAACCTTAATTATCGTTATCAAGATACACTTGGTACAAGTTTTAATGCCGATTTAGATTACGGTCGTTACAGTCGTGAACGATTCAACAACCAACCAAATTTTTATACAACACCAAACGGAGAAGTGCTAAATGCGATTATTACGAATCAAGAAACACCAATCGACATTAATATTTATGCGGCTAAAGTTGATTACGGACAAAAAATTGGAAGCGGCACTTTTGAAACAGGTTTTAAGGTTTCTCAAGTAATTACAGATAATATTTTTAACTTTTTTGATGTCATCAACGGAAACAACATTCTCAATACAGCACGAAGCAATCAATTCAAATATGACGAAAAAATCTACGCAGTATATTCAAAATACAATTTCGGATTCAACAATTGGAAATTTCAAGCAGGATTGCGTGTGGAAAGAACAAATTCTCAAGGAAATCTAACTGCAGAAGACACAAGCAAAAACCAAGTAGTTTCCAGAAAATATACAGATTTTTTTCCATCTGCGGGCGTTTCTTATCAAGCAGGCGCAAACAATTCTTTGGGACTAGGTTACAGCCGACGAATTCAACGACCAGACTATCAGATTTTAAATCCGTTCGAATATCAATTAGATGAACTCAGTTTCAGTCGCGGAAATCCTTTTTTACAACCACAATACACGGATAATTTCAAACTTTCTCACACATATAAATACACATTAACCACAAGTATAAGTTATTCGTACGTGTCCGATTTTTTTGCACAAGTTACTGAAGCTGTTGGAGATAATAGGAACTTTTTGAGTACGCGTAATGTTGCAGATCAAGAAGTGTATAATTTGAGTATTTCCTATCCTTTTAAAGTATCCGATTGGTGGCGTGTATACGCAAATGTATATGGTTCTTATAACAAATATACTGCGACAAATGCTGCGTTTATTTCAACTGCTCAGGAAACTTTTGGTTTCTATGCTCAAAACACATTTACATTGCCAAAAGACATAAAACTTGAAGTCAGCGGTTGGTATAGCAGTCCTTCAATTTGGGGCGGAACGTATGAAACCAAAAGTTTGGGTTCGCTCAATTTGGCTGTGCAAAAATCGTGGAAAAACTGGACAGGAAAAATAGCTATCAATGACGTATTGTATACAAGTCCGTGGCAAGGTACAACGCAATTTGGTAATTTACGCATCGATGGTCGTGGCGGAAGTGATAGCCGAAACGTAAATTTTTACATTCGCTATTCGTTTGGGAACAGTGAAGTCAAAGAAGCTAAAAAACGTGATGGAAGTTTAGAAGATGAAAAGGGAAGAATTGGTGGGTGA